Proteins co-encoded in one Cercospora beticola chromosome 7, complete sequence genomic window:
- a CDS encoding uncharacterized protein (BUSCO:EOG09262K67) — protein MAPPVGRMHISQPSNPFVNLNQQHQHYQSQSQSAHIPNYQSFGNSALNGGISPFNPSSPYGTLGASAFSASAGTATFNGGILGGPGQGLGSAAAQAGFARGAAMQEGNQVEGMGLPKTGQAARIREVWRHNLDTEMHMLRQLIQRYPYVAMDAEFPGIVARPIGNFAGSKAEYHYQTLRCNVDILKPIQIGITLYTEDGQLPPQQDSSLSQQTGKFQGYNHPLANQNIPCTWVFNFAFNLEEDMYAESSISLLQQAGVNFALHASQGINHEAFGALLTTSGLCFNEDVHWLSFHSGYDFGYLIKLLSNDALPVDQTEFFDLVKTFFPKLWDIKFLLRHAQRKRASGLLSESGQQIVDRLGSKSGLNDLADELACQRVGVAHTAGSDAWLTGSVFWALRSKVFGGELEDDLSDQIYGLHGVPAPASQQIREDFLAAHNTPGQTNGTGGGLSGLGGNAPNFTPSGNPSTPTTGHAAINAQTPGQQPNPYAYQGYNQR, from the coding sequence ATGGCTCCTCCTGTCGGCCGGATGCACATATCGCAGCCATCGAATCCCTTCGTCAACCTCAaccagcagcatcaacacTATCAatcgcagtcgcagtcgGCACATATCCCCAATTACCAGTCCTTCGGCAACAGCGCACTGAACGGCGGCATCTCGCCCTTTAATCCCAGCTCACCATATGGCACGCTCGGCGCATCAGCATTCAGTGCTTCGGCTGGGACAGCGACTTTCAATGGCGGCATTCTGGGTGGGCCAGGGCAAGGCCTAGGATCAGCTGCTGCACAAGCAGGCTTCGCTCGAGGCGCTGCCATGCAAGAAGGGAATCAGGTGGAAGGAATGGGGCTACCAAAAACCGGTCAGGCGGCGCGAATCCGCGAGGTCTGGAGACACAACCTGGACACGGAGATGCACATGCTTCGACAGCTGATCCAGAGGTACCCGTACGTCGCTATGGACGCCGAATTTCCAGGTATCGTAGCGAGGCCGATAGGGAACTTTGCAGGTAGCAAGGCCGAATATCATTACCAGACGCTCAGGTGTAACGTGGACATCCTGAAGCCTATACAGATTGGCATCACGCTATATACCGAAGATGGGCAATTACCGCCCCAACAGGACTCGAGCTTGTCCCAGCAGACGGGCAAGTTTCAAGGCTACAATCACCCGCTCGCGAACCAGAACATCCCTTGCACATGGGTCTTCAACTTCGCTTTCAACCTGGAGGAAGACATGTACGCTGAATCATCCATCTCGCTGTTACAGCAAGCAGGTGTCAACTTCGCACTACATGCCTCGCAAGGAATCAACCACGAAGCTTTTGGTGCACTCTTGACAACCTCTGGTTTATGCTTCAACGAAGATGTTCACTGGCTCAGTTTTCACTCCGGATACGACTTTGGCTATCTCATCAAGCTACTGTCAAACGACGCTCTTCCTGTCGACCAGACCGAATTCTTCGATCTCGTGAAGACCTTCTTTCCAAAACTTTGGGACATCAAGTTCCTATTGCGACATGCGCAAAGGAAGCGCGCCAGTGGGCTGCTGTCGGAGTCAGGGCAACAGATCGTTGACCGTTTGGGTAGCAAGTCTGGGCTCAACGATCTCGCCGATGAGCTCGCATGCCAAAGAGTCGGCGTTGCTCATACTGCAGGAAGCGACGCCTGGCTGACTGGATCAGTCTTCTGGGCTTTACGCTCCAAAGTCTTTGGCGGCGAGTTGGAAGACGATTTGTCGGATCAGATCTATGGTTTGCACGGCGTCCCTGCCCCTGCATCACAACAAATCCGCGAAGATTTTCTTGCCGCGCACAACACGCCTGGGCAGACGAATGGTACAGGAGGTGGCCTCTCTGGTCTTGGCGGCAACGCGCCCAACTTCACACCTTCCGGCAATCCAAGCACGCCGACCACAGGACACGCGGCAATTAATGCACAGACTCC
- a CDS encoding uncharacterized protein (MEROPS:MER0002179~BUSCO:EOG092606AJ) — protein MDNLGSDMLLDSDYDEKHLTPTDDIDNVAIISPDDADSMVDDPDPASLPAEPLADDHEAMLARWMPPLPDQETEAEAWHSWDIVDWVKQPKRAHGPTFTCGGHPWRVLFFPAGNSASESVSFYLEQGFEEDNGQKPPEGWYACAQFMLVLSNPNDPSIYIHHEANHRFTADEGDWGFTRFADKNRIFAPKFDGRERPLVENGCARMTAYVRVLKDPTGVLWHNFINYDSKKETGMVGLRNQGATCYLNSLLQSLYLTGAFRKAVYQIPTETPQERESSNSAYMLQRLFYSLQADQVAVSTNELTRSFGWESRQIFEQQDVQELSRILMEKLEARMKGTEAENALEQMFVGKMKTYLRCINVEYESSRIEDFWDLQLNVSGCKGLHDSFKDYIQVETLEGDNKYAAEGFGLQDAKKGVIFESFPNVLHLQLKRFEYDFQRDAMMKVNDRYEFPEVFDASPYLDEAADKSEPYVYHLHGVLVHSGDLNAGHYYAFLKPEKNGQFFRFDDDRVTRATKREAIDDNFGGDYQSVNGVQKGQNPYTRQWSTKRSNNAYMLVYIRESRLDQILLPEDQVSPPEHLPIKLKEERLQAERRRKEKEEAHLYMNVFVATVENFKLHDGQDLIPWTDDATNPAAPSIHRLLRSMTVRDFTKFVAEQKGVDADLIRPWIMVNRQNGTVRPDHPLMWADMTLQEAADKFSTRTSGFRVFMEQTERDEDGKPIWQLDDESLSSPGANGVQSSTKPIILFLKHFDVDRQELHGVGHIYMNPSDRAQDLAGPIMAMMGWQPGEVSLELFEEIKQNYIEPMKPKNTLVASEIQDGDIICFQRSLSEAEQSAIRQTNPTACLTAPTFYDFLLNRLFVNFTPKSFVNLQLRNEEDAQFQLALSKKDTYDALAHKVADYLSSKNETTIEPSHLRFTTTNVQSGKPRAVVKRQQNTTVNHILMGNNGYGSYGYTATQAPDHLYYEVLEMSLTDLEQRKNVRIIWLTEGIQKEEPFDLLLHKQANFSDVSGALQQRASLPDEIVDQIRFYEVHSNKVYKVLPPSHGVIALNEFMSVYAERIPEEESQADPDNGDRLMYCFHFEKEPSKAHGVPFIFLMKAGEIFKETKERISKRTGLKGKNLEKVKFAVIKGGQVYSRPVWIADDDILSDKLGPEDHLGLEHPNRNRQNWGRYESLNIR, from the exons ATGGACAAC CTGGGTAGCGACATGCTGCTGGACTCCGACTACGACGAGAAACACCTCACCCCTACCGACGACATTGACAACGTCGCCATCATATCACCCGACGACGCCGACAGTATGGTCGACGATCCCGACCCGGCCTCACTGCCGGCCGAGCCGCTTGCCGATGACCACGAAGCGATGTTGGCTCGTTGGATGCCCCCGCTGCCCGATCAAGAGACTGAAGCAGAGGCATGGCACAGTTGGGATATTGTAGATTGGGTCAAACAACCAAAGCGAGCGCATGGGCCCACATTTACCTGTGGCGGGCATCCGTGGCGAGTGCTGTTCTTTCCTGCCGGCAATTCAGCGTCAGAGAGCGTGTCGTTCTATCTCGAGCAAGGCTTTGAGGAGGACAATGGACAGAAGCCACCCGAGGGTTGGTATGCATGTGCACAGTTCATGCTGGTGCTATCCAACCCCAACGACCCATCCATCTACATCCACCATGAAGCCAATCATCGATTCACAGCAGACGAGGGCGACTGGGGCTTCACAAGATTTGCGGATAAGAACCGGATATTTGCGCCCAAGTTCGATGGCCGTGAACGACCGCTCGTTGAAAATGGATGCGCCAGGATGACTGCCTATGTGCGAGTGCTCAAGGATCCCACTGGAGTGTTGTGGCACAACTTCATCAATTACGACAGCAAGAAGGAGACTGGAATGGTTGGCCTCCGCAATCAAGGAGCCACCTGCTACTTGAACTCGCTGCTGCAGTCGCTCTATTTGACCGGAGCCTTCCGCAAGGCAGTATACCAGATACCAACAGAAACCCCACAGGAGCGAGAATCCTCGAATTCGGCATACATGCTGCAGCGGTTATTCTACAGCTTACAGGCCGACCAAGTTGCCGTGTCGACTAACGAACTCACGCGATCTTTTGGTTGGGAAAGCAGGCAGATATTTGAGCAGCAAGACGTCCAGGAATTGTCCCGCATTCTCATGGAGAAACTGGAAGCACGCATGAAGGGCACTGAGGCTGAGAACGCACTCGAGCAAATGTTTGTGGGTAAGATGAAGACCTACCTCCGGTGCATCAACGTCGAGTACGAGTCCAGCCGAATCGAGGACTTCTGGGATTTGCAACTGAATGTATCCGGCTGCAAAGGCTTGCATGATAGTTTCAAGGACTACATTCAGGTTGAGACTTTAGAGGGCGACAACAAGTATGCTGCTGAAGGCTTTGGACTTCAAGACGCAAAGAAAGGCGTCATATTTGAGAGCTTCCCCAATGTCCTTCACTTGCAGCTGAAACGCTTCGAGTACGACTTCCAACGAGATGCCATGATGAAAGTTAACGACCGATACGAATTCCCGGAAGTCTTCGATGCATCACCGTACCTGGATGAGGCGGCAGACAAGTCAGAGCCATACGTATATCACCTTCATGGCGTCCTCGTCCACTCTGGTGATCTCAATGCTGGCCACTATTACGCTTTCCTCAAGCCAGAGAAGAACGGGCAGTTCTTCCGATTCGACGATGATCGAGTCACTCGTGCAACCAAGCGCGAAGCCATTGATGATAACTTTGGTGGTGACTACCAAAGCGTGAACGGTGTGCAGAAAGGACAGAACCCGTACACTCGACAGTGGTCCACGAAGCGATCCAACAACGCATACATGTTGGTCTACATCCGCGAGAGCCGTCTTGATCAGATACTCCTACCCGAAGACCAAGTCAGCCCCCCGGAGCATCTCCCGATCAAATTGAAGGAGGAACGCTTACAGGCCGAGCGCCGCCGCaaggaaaaagaagaagcccATCTCTACATGAACGTGTTCGTTGCAACTGTTGAAAACTTCAAACTGCACGACGGCCAGGATTTGATACCCTGGACGGACGATGCAACCAATCCTGCCGCACCGTCTATCCATCGCCTTCTGAGAAGCATGACCGTTCGAGATTTCACCAAATTTGTCGCTGAACAAAAAGGAGTCGATGCCGACCTGATCAGACCCTGGATAATGGTCAATCGACAAAATGGGACTGTACGCCCTGATCACCCGCTAATGTGGGCCGATATGACGCTACAAGAGGCCGCCGATAAGTTCAGCACGCGAACGTCTGGCTTCAGAGTCTTCATGGAGCAGACAGAACGAGACGAAGATGGAAAGCCAATCTGGCAGCTGGACGACGAGTCACTTTCCTCGCCTGGTGCCAACGGCGTCCAATCTTCGACAAAACCTATCATCTTGTTCTTGAAACACTTCGATGTGGATAGGCAGGAGTTACACGGTGTTGGCCACATCTACATGAACCCGTCCGACCGAGCGCAAGATCTGGCAGGCCCCATCATGGCCATGATGGGCTGGCAGCCTGGGGAGGTGAGTCTCGAGCTCTTTGAGGAGATCAAGCAAAACTACATCGAGCCTATGAAGCCCAAGAATACTCTGGTCGCCTCGGAGATTCAAGATGGCGACATTATCTGTTTCCAGCGGAGCCTGTCGGAGGCCGAACAGAGCGCGATTCGCCAGACCAACCCAACTGCATGCCTTACTGCACCCACCTTCTACGACTTCCTGTTGAACCGACTTTTCGTCAACTTCACGCCGAAGTCATTTGTGAACCTGCAGCTGCGCAACGAGGAGGATGCGCAATTCCAGCTCGCACTCTCCAAGAAAGATACGTACGATGCACTCGCGCACAAGGTTGCCGATTATCTTTCCTCCAAGAATGAAACCACGATCGAGCCCTCACATCTGCGATTCACCACGACCAATGTTCAGTCTGGTAAGCCACGTGCTGTGGTGAAGAGACAGCAGAACACCACGGTCAATCATATCCTCATGGGCAACAATGGCTACGGCAGCTACGGCTATACAGCGACGCAGGCTCCAGATCATCTCTATTACGAAGTACTGGAAATGAGTTTGACAGACCTGGAACAACGCAAAAACGTGCGTATCATCTGGCTCACTGAAGGCATCCAGAAAGAAGAGCCATTCGATCTGCTGCTCCACAAACAGGCCAACTTCAGTGATGTGTCTGGAGCCCTACAGCAACGCGCAAGTCTTCCCGACGAGATCGTGGACCAGATCCGCTTCTACGAAGTTCACAGTAACAAGGTGTACAAGGTTCTACCTCCTTCACATGGTGTCATTGCACTAAACGAGTTCATGAGCGTGTATGCTGAGCGAATTCCGGAAGAGGAGTCACAGGCGGATCCAGACAACGGTGACCGATTGATGTATTGCTTTCACTTCGAGAAGGAGCCATCCAAAGCGCATGGAGTGCCGTTCATATTCCTCATGAAGGCAGGCGAAATTTTCAAGGAGACCAAAGAGCGAATCTCGAAGCGAACAGGTCTGAAGGGCAAGAACCTAGAGAAGGTCAAGTTCGCTGTGATCAAAGGCGGCCAAGTCTACAGCAGACCTGTGTGGATCGCAGACG ATGACATCCTCTCTGACAAGCTCGGACCTGAAGATCATCTGGGACTGGAGCACCCCAACCGTAATCGCCAGAACTGGGGACGTTACGAAAGCCTCAACATTCGATGA
- a CDS encoding uncharacterized protein (BUSCO:EOG09261V9P) produces MVLQDLGRRINAAVNDITRAPTLDEKAFDGMIKEISTALVEADVNVKLVSNLRKTIKSAVKFNELPAHANKKRIIQKAVFDALVDIVNPHGKPYEPKKGKSNVIMFVGLQGAGKTTTCTKLARWYQARGFKTCLVCADTFRAGAFDQLKQNATKAKIPYYGSLTQTDPVVVARDGVEKFKKEKFEIIIVDTSGRHHQEDALFAEMVEIQQAVTPNQTIMVLDASIGQAAEAQSRAFKETADFGSIIITKTDGAAAGGGAISAVAATHTPIVYIGTGEHLLDLEKFNPQSFVSKLLGMGDMQGLVEHVQSLKLDQKETMKNITEGRFTVRDLRDQIQNISKMGPLSKMAGMIPGLSGMMGGMDDAEGGDKLKRMIIICDSMTQKELDSDGKIFVDQPSRITRVARGSGSSVREVEELLSQQKMMAGMAKKMKGGMANMQKAQGAMGGANQKSQMAAMQKRMQAMGGAGRGGGMPDMNSLMKMMGGGGGGGMPDLSGMDMSSMMSMMGNMMGGGGAGRGRGR; encoded by the coding sequence ATGGTGTTGCAAGACCTCGGCCGCCGCATCAACGCCGCGGTCAACGATATCACCCGCGCCCCGACGCTCGATGAGAAAGCCTTCGATGGCATGATCAAGGAGATCTCCACCGCCCTCGTCGAAGCTGATGTCAACGTGAAACTGGTCTCCAATCTCCGCAAGACCATCAAGTCTGCAGTCAAGTTTAACGAGCTACCTGCGCACgcgaacaagaagcgcatTATTCAGAAAGCTGTCTTCGATGCGCTGGTCGACATTGTCAACCCACATGGCAAACCTTACGAGCCAAAGAAAGGCAAGAGCAATGTTATCATGTTCGTCGGTCTCCAAGGTGCGGGTAAAACGACTACATGTACGAAATTGGCACGCTGGTACCAGGCGAGAGGGTTCAAGACGTGCTTGGTTTGCGCCGATACATTCCGTGCTGGTGCTTTTGACCAGCTGAAGCAGAATGCTACCAAGGCCAAGATCCCATACTATGGCTCCCTCACTCAGACCGACCCTGTCGTCGTGGCGAGGGATGGTGTGGAGAagttcaagaaggagaaattCGAGATCATCATCGTGGACACTTCGGGTAGACATCACCAGGAAGATGCGCTCTTCGCTGAGATGGTGGAGATTCAGCAAGCTGTCACGCCGAACCAGACCATCATGGTCCTCGATGCTTCAATCGGTCAAGCAGCTGAGGCACAGTCACGAGCGTTCAAGGAGACTGCCGACTTCGGGTCTATCATCATCACGAAAACCGATGGTGCCGCGGCAGGTGGTGGTGCCATTTCTGCTGTGGCGGCGACTCATACACCCATTGTCTATATTGGTACGGGTGAGCACCTTTTGGATCTCGAGAAGTTCAATCCTCAATCCTTCGTCTCGAAGTTGCTCGGCATGGGTGACATGCAGGGCCTGGTCGAGCATGTGCAGAGTCTCAAGCTTGATCAAAAGGAGACCATGAAGAACATCACTGAAGGTCGCTTCACTGTTCGCGATCTTCGAGATCAGATTCAGAACATCTCCAAGATGGGACCCCTGAGCAAGATGGCAGGCATGATCCCTGGTCTGTCCGGCATGATGGGAGGTATGGACGATGCAGAGGGCGGTGACAAGCTCAAGCGCATGATCATCATCTGCGATTCCATGACACAAAAGGAGCTCGATTCGGATGGCAAGATCTTCGTCGATCAGCCATCGCGAATTACCAGAGTCGCTCGTGGCTCAGGCTCTTCTGTTCGCGAGGTTGAGGAGCTGCTCTCGCAACAGAAGATGATGGCAggcatggcgaagaagatgaagggcGGTATGGCCAACATGCAAAAAGCACAGGGTGCTATGGGTGGTGCCAATCAAAAATCTCAAATGGCGGCTATGCAGAAGAGAATGCAGGCTATGGGTGGTGCAGGTCGTGGTGGAGGCATGCCAGATATGAATTCTCTCATGAAGATGatgggaggaggtggaggtggcggtATGCCCGACCTGTCTGGAATGGACATGAGTAGCATGATGTCCATGATGGGTAATATGATgggaggcggcggagctgGCCGTGGCCGTGGTCGTTGA
- a CDS encoding uncharacterized protein (MEROPS:MER0093133) codes for MLLLTLILGTLGAVDAVSGPRQLRQSPRDVARRQAKATYQAYTIDQPIDHFHNETKYAPHTNATFKQRYFFDSSYYKPGGPVFLYIGGETNGQNRFSNLETGIIQILMEATNGLGVILENRYYGESFPFNISSTDELRFLTTEQTIADNAYFAQHATFPGVNGALTAPDTPWILYGGSLAGAQTAFSVKTYPDVLWGGIASSGTTKAKLAYPQWYDPIQKYAPQDCVGSINAIVDKIDYVFEHGNASEVDHMKSVFGLEALKDDRDFAMAIAFPLGGPMNYPTNTWQEIIWADNGSDDFFHFCNNVTNLDATSNITSIDHELSAYTNNESWPNLGNYANYIKQYLVSTCTSGDIASTSCFGTQNKTYYADTTNSASRSYLYSTCTESGAYQVANPTGPSLLSRVVQLDYTQQWCDWAFPPGEHNHIPSAPDLRPYNKYGGYNVIADRLAHIDGDQDVWLDLCYHSADAGPRRTTNAEDAYLHPQLLITGAGHHWDSYGIKDVSAEPQFIRAAHEWEIRVVRKWLQMFNQEKSSKQKRDEL; via the exons ATGCTGCTGTTGACTTTGATTTTGGGCACATTAGGTGCTGTCGATGCCGTGAGCGGTCCACGGCAGCTGCGTCAGTCACCAAGAGACGTTGCTCGTAGGCAGGCGAAGGCCACTTACCAAGCCTACACCATTGATCAGCCC ATCGACCATTTCCACAATGAGACCAAATACGCACCGCACACCAATGCCACTTTCAAACAGCGTTACTTTTTCGACAGCTCATACTACAAGCCAGGTGGTCCGGTCTTCTTGTACATAGGCGGCGAGACGAACGGACAAAACAGATTCTCGAACCTCGAAACTGGCATCATCCAAATTCTGATGGAGGCAACCAACGGTCTGGGAGTCATTCTCGAGAATCGCTACTATGGCGAGAGCTTCCCGTTCAACATATCCTCCACGGACGAGCTACGATTCCTCACTACTGAGCAGACTATCGCTGATAATGCATATTTCGCGCAGCACGCCACATTTCCTGGCGTCAATGGGGCGTTGACCGCACCAGATACACCCTGGATTCTGTACGGAGGTTCACTGGCTGGTGCTCAAACGGCCTTCTCGGTGAAGACATATCCGGACGTGCTCTGGGGAGGCATCGCTTCTTCGGGAACGACGAAGGCAAAGTTGGCTTACCCGCAGTGGTATGATCCTATTCAGAAGTACGCTCCTCAGGACTGTGTGGGGAGTATTAATGCTATCGTTGACAAGATCGATTATGTTTTCGAGCATGGAAATGCGTCTGAAGTTGATCACATGAAGAGCGTATTCGGTCTGGAGGCATTGAAGGATGACAGAGACTTCGCGATGGCGATCGCGTTTCCTTTGGGCGGGCCAATGAATTATCCAACGAATA CCTGGCAGGAAATCATCTGGGCCGACAACGGCTccgacgacttcttccacttctgcaACAACGTCACCAACCTCGACGCTACCTCAAACATCACCTCCATTGACCACGAACTCTCTGCTTACACCAATAACGAGTCCTGGCCTAATCTCGGCAACTATGCAAACTACATCAAACAATACCTCGTATCTACATGCACCAGCGGCGATATCGCTAGCACATCTTGCTTTGGCACCCAGAACAAAACCTACTATGCTGACACCACGAACTCTGCTTCTCGATCCTATCTCTACAGTACCTGCACCGAATCTGGCGCATATCAAGTCGCGAACCCCACCGGACCAAGCCTTCTCTCGAGGGTCGTGCAGCTCGACTATACTCAGCAATGGTGCGACTGGGCTTTTCCTCCCGGAGAGCATAATCATATCCCTTCGGCGCCAGATCTCCGTCCATACAACAAATATGGCGGATACAATGTTATCGCTGACCGCCTAGCACACATCGATGGTGATCAAGATGTCTGGCTAGATCTGTGTTATCATTCTGCTGATGCGGGTCCGAGAAGGACGACGAATGCGGAAGATGCGTACTTACATCCGCAACTGTTGATCACCGGTGCAGGGCATCATTGGGATTCCTACGGAATCAAAGACGTATCTGCAGAGCCACAGTTTATTCGAGCGGCGCACGAGTGGGAGATTCGTGTAGTGAGAAAGTGGTTGCAGATGTTTAACCAAGAGAAGTCATCGAAACAGAAAAGAGACGAATTGTGA
- the TIM22 gene encoding Mitochondrial import inner membrane translocase subunit tim22, with product MAFPGGPMGGGAGNMDPEMIQQQQMIKFMQNTMESCPGKTVMAGGMGFALGGVFGLFMSSMRYDTPLSSGMPGGVGTGNIPSIPLKEQLKIGFKDMGKASLSSAKNFGYIGALFSGTECVIEGFRAKNELSNGVAAGCITGAFLAKGGGPQAMAVGCAGFAAFSAAIDSYMRMESDDRAADPIM from the exons ATGGCATTTCCAGGAGGCCCGAtgggcggcggcgctggcaACATGGATCCGGAGATGATTCAACAGCAACAAATGATCAAATTC ATGCAAAACACCATGGAATCCTGTCCTGGCAAGACCGTCATGGCTGGCGGCATGGGTTTCGCACTCGGCGGCGTCTTCGGCCTCTTCATGTCCTCGATGCGATACGACACACCACTCTCCTCCGGCATGCCAGGCGGCGTTGGTACCGGCAACATTCCCTCGATACCATTGAAAGAGCAGCTCAAAATCGGTTTCAAAGATATGGGCAAAGCTTCGTTGAGCTCGGCGAAGAACTTCGGATATATTGGTGCGCTGTTCTCGGGGACTGAGTGTGTCATTGAGGGTTTCAGGGCGAAGAATGAGCTGAGTAACGGAGTCGCGGCTGGGTGCATCACAGGCGCGTTTCTGGCGAAAGGAGGTGGTCCGCAGGCTATGGCTGTGGGTTGCGCGGGATTTGCGGCGTTCAGTGCTGCGATTGATTCGTACATGAGGATGGAGTCGGATGATAGGGCGGCTGATCCGATTATGTGA
- a CDS encoding uncharacterized protein (CAZy:GH10) → MMSLLRLLVVGLLATFTQALAQGDCVGDKKDILEVAKIAPSTTLLASSTGIAHGLNEAAQAAGKLWFGAAISIPGQEEDNEHFLSVFRSSKDFGQATLANSMKFAATERRPGKFDFTRADKFLEVAKDKKIRCHAVVWHRDLPHWIGNPKIPWTNETLSAVLVEHVQTLVRHFGDTCYSWDVVNEAVSDDQQAHGTIQYRSSIWFRVIGPEYVAMAFQAAQKVIDEDKLKVKLYYNDYGIEEPSPKSAAVQMLVKQLKHRGIRVDGVGLQSHFATGTTPSLELQERNLQDFVKLDIKVAITELDVRSPVPPTAEDQQQQSRDYYNTVAACMHVEKCVGITVWGLVDDTSWVPQKFPGFGFANLFLRQNKESALVKKAAYDACLRAMQGKPSP, encoded by the exons ATGATGAGTCTGCTGCGTTTGCTCGTTGTCGGCCTTCTTGCAACCTTCACTCAGGCATTGGCTCAAGGCGACTGCGTGGGCGACAAGAAAGATATTCTCGAGGTGGCCAAGATTGCTCCGTCGACTACGTTGCTCGCCTCCTCGACCGGCATCGCACATGGGCTCAACGAAGCTGCTCAAGCTGCTGGCAAGTTGTGGTTCGGAGCAGCCATCAGTATTCCGGGGCAGGAAGAGGATAATGAGCACTTTCTGAGCGTATTCCGCAGCTCGAAGGACTTCGGCCAAGCTACTCTGGCCAACAGCATGAAGTTCGCTGCTACTGAACGTCGCCCGGGAAAGTTCGACTTCACACGTGCTGATAAGTTCTTGGAAGTTGCGAAAGATAAGAAGATTCGTTG TCACGCTGTTGTTTGGCATCGAGACCTGCCACATTGGATCGGGAACCCGAAAATACCTTGGACGAATGAGACTCTGAGCGCAGTACTCGTGGAGCACGTCCAGACCTTGGTTCGACATTTCGGCGATACTTGCTACTCCTGGGACGTGGTCAATGAAGCGGTGTCAGACGATCAGCAGGCTCATGGAACCATCCAGTACAGAAGCAGCATATGGTTCCGAGTGATTGGCCCAGAATATGTGGCCATGGCCTTTCAAGCTGCACAAAAGGTTATCGACGAAGACAAACTCAAGGTGAAGCTCTACTATAACGACTACGGCATCGAAGAGCCTAGCCCGAAGTCCGCTGCGGTGCAAATGCTAGTGAAACAGCTGAAACATCGCGGTATTCGAGTTGATGGCGTGGGCCTACAGTCTCATTTTGCCACCGGGACAACGCCGTCACTAGAGCTGCAGGAGCGCAACTTGCAAGACTTCGTGAAGCTGGATATCAAAGTCGCGATAACTGAACTCGACGTGCGTTCACCAGTGCCCCCGACAGCGGaagatcagcagcagcagtccagAGACTACTACAATACGGTGGCTGCGTGTATGCACGTCGAGAAGTGCGTCGGAATAACAGT TTGGGGTCTGGTCGATGATACCTCCTGGGTTCCCCAAAAGTTTCCAGGCTTCGGTTTTGCCAATCTCTTTCTCCGACAGAACAAGGAGTCTGCACTtgtgaagaaggcggcaTACGACGCTTGTCTGCGCGCGATGCAAGGGAAACCATCTCCATGA